One genomic window of Acidovorax radicis includes the following:
- a CDS encoding GNAT family N-acetyltransferase gives MTEAAIIARVLTSPLEVDASDWNALLAHQSHPTPFMRHEYLVALHESGCATPRTGWMPRFMTLWDGNTLVAACPLYVKSHSYGEYVFDWAWASAYEQHGVAYYPKAVVAVPFTPVPGSRLLARDADTRALLVKAVCQWCEDENVSSAHVLFASEADVQACCQQQLMLRHTVQFHWKNVAPTLGTGVSSLPPEGALAALGRPGSGSGLRFSSFDTFLASLTQDKRKKIRQERRRVADAGVRFRWARSRDISPHDWDFFYRCYERTYLEHGNPPYLTRDFFSRMAQHMPDAWLLFVAERDGQPIASSLIAISAFESSAGGQNEHQLVAYGRYWGALERVDCLHFEACYYQPLQWCIEHGVQRFEGGAQGEHKMARALLPVQATSAHWLAHPAFAEAVERFLEREDAGVAAYLEELEGRTPFRTSTQGVPNP, from the coding sequence ATGACTGAAGCTGCCATTATCGCCCGCGTCCTCACTTCTCCGCTGGAGGTGGATGCCTCTGACTGGAACGCACTGCTCGCCCACCAGAGCCACCCCACCCCATTCATGCGCCATGAGTACCTTGTGGCCCTGCACGAGAGCGGCTGCGCCACCCCCCGAACAGGCTGGATGCCCCGCTTCATGACGCTGTGGGATGGCAACACACTGGTCGCGGCCTGCCCGCTGTATGTCAAGAGCCATTCGTACGGCGAATACGTCTTCGACTGGGCCTGGGCCAGCGCCTATGAGCAACATGGCGTGGCCTATTACCCCAAAGCGGTGGTTGCGGTGCCCTTCACCCCAGTGCCGGGCTCCCGCCTGCTGGCCCGCGATGCGGACACGCGCGCCTTGCTGGTAAAAGCGGTGTGCCAATGGTGCGAGGACGAAAACGTCTCGTCGGCGCATGTGCTGTTTGCCAGTGAAGCCGATGTGCAGGCGTGCTGCCAGCAACAGTTGATGCTGCGGCACACGGTGCAATTTCATTGGAAGAATGTGGCCCCCACGCTCGGCACTGGCGTGTCCTCGCTGCCCCCCGAGGGGGCGCTCGCCGCCTTGGGGCGGCCCGGCAGCGGCTCTGGGCTTCGCTTTTCCAGCTTTGACACGTTTCTGGCGAGCCTTACGCAGGACAAGCGCAAGAAAATCCGCCAGGAGCGTCGACGTGTGGCCGATGCGGGGGTGCGTTTTCGCTGGGCGCGGAGCCGCGACATCAGCCCCCACGACTGGGATTTTTTCTACCGCTGCTACGAGCGCACCTATCTCGAACATGGCAACCCCCCTTATCTCACCCGCGATTTTTTCAGCCGCATGGCCCAACACATGCCCGACGCCTGGCTGTTGTTTGTGGCTGAGCGCGATGGCCAACCAATCGCTAGCAGTTTGATAGCAATAAGCGCTTTTGAATCAAGCGCTGGCGGCCAAAATGAGCATCAACTAGTGGCCTATGGTCGCTATTGGGGAGCGCTGGAACGGGTCGATTGCCTGCATTTCGAGGCCTGCTACTACCAGCCGCTGCAATGGTGCATCGAACACGGCGTGCAGCGCTTTGAAGGCGGCGCCCAGGGCGAGCACAAAATGGCCCGCGCTCTGCTGCCCGTGCAGGCCACCAGTGCCCACTGGCTGGCCCACCCGGCGTTTGCCGAAGCGGTAGAACGGTTTCTTGAACGCGAGGATGCCGGCGTGGCGGCCTACCTGGAAGAACTGGAGGGACGCACGCCTTTTCGCACGTCCACCCAAGGCGTGCCAAACCCCTGA
- the sufB gene encoding Fe-S cluster assembly protein SufB, with amino-acid sequence MGASDQAAPLTQALERPYRHGFVTDVESDSLPPGLDEGTIRAISRKKREPEFLLQWRLAAYERWLTMPVPEWAHVHMQPVDLQALSYYSAPKSLKDGPKNLADVDPKLLETYDKLGVPLHERARLAGVAVDAVFDSVSVGTTFREQLAKVGVIFCSFSHAVEHHPELIERYMGSVVPVGDNYYAALNSAVFSDGSFVYIPKGVRCPMELSSYFRINAKGTGQFERTLIIAEEGSHVSYLEGCTAPQRDENQLHAAVVELVAHDDAYIKYSTVQNWYPGDENGLGGIYNFVTKRGLCAGKRAHIAWTQIETGSAITWKYPSVVLRGDDSRGEFHSIAVSNHFQQADTGTKMIHLGKNTSSRIVSKGISAGNAQNSYRGLVRVAPTAANARNHTQCDSLLIGPKCGAHTFPYIDTARSDAVVEHEATTTRISQDRLFYCQQRGIAPEDATALIVGGFCQSVLEELPMEFALEAKALLAVSLEGSVG; translated from the coding sequence ATGGGCGCGTCTGACCAAGCAGCACCTCTGACGCAGGCGTTGGAGCGTCCCTACCGCCACGGTTTCGTCACCGATGTGGAGTCCGACTCATTGCCGCCCGGCCTGGACGAAGGCACCATTCGTGCGATCTCGCGCAAGAAGCGCGAGCCGGAGTTTTTGCTCCAATGGCGCCTGGCCGCCTACGAGCGCTGGCTGACCATGCCCGTCCCCGAATGGGCGCATGTGCACATGCAGCCGGTGGACCTGCAGGCGCTCAGTTACTACTCGGCCCCCAAATCGCTCAAGGACGGCCCCAAGAACCTGGCCGACGTGGACCCCAAACTGCTGGAAACGTACGACAAGCTGGGCGTGCCGCTGCACGAACGCGCCCGGTTGGCAGGCGTGGCGGTGGATGCAGTGTTCGATTCGGTGTCTGTCGGCACCACCTTTCGCGAACAACTCGCCAAAGTGGGCGTCATCTTCTGCTCGTTCTCGCACGCCGTGGAACACCACCCGGAACTGATTGAGCGCTACATGGGCAGCGTGGTGCCGGTGGGCGACAACTACTACGCAGCACTGAACTCGGCCGTGTTTTCTGACGGCTCTTTCGTCTACATCCCCAAGGGCGTGCGCTGCCCGATGGAGCTGTCCTCGTACTTCCGCATCAACGCCAAAGGCACCGGCCAGTTCGAGCGCACGCTCATCATTGCCGAGGAAGGCAGCCACGTGAGCTACCTCGAAGGCTGCACCGCGCCGCAGCGCGACGAGAACCAGTTGCACGCCGCCGTGGTAGAGCTGGTGGCGCATGACGACGCCTACATCAAGTATTCAACCGTGCAGAACTGGTACCCGGGCGACGAGAACGGCCTGGGCGGCATCTACAACTTCGTCACCAAGCGGGGGCTGTGTGCCGGCAAACGCGCCCATATCGCCTGGACGCAGATCGAAACCGGCTCGGCGATCACCTGGAAATACCCCAGCGTGGTGCTGCGCGGCGACGATTCGCGCGGCGAGTTCCATTCGATTGCGGTGTCCAACCACTTCCAGCAGGCGGATACAGGCACCAAGATGATTCACCTGGGCAAAAACACCAGCAGCCGCATCGTCTCCAAGGGCATCAGCGCAGGCAATGCGCAAAACAGCTATCGCGGCCTGGTGCGCGTGGCTCCCACCGCAGCCAATGCGCGCAACCACACGCAGTGCGATTCGCTGCTGATTGGCCCCAAATGTGGCGCCCACACCTTTCCCTACATCGACACAGCGCGCAGCGACGCCGTGGTGGAGCACGAAGCCACCACCACGCGCATTTCCCAGGACCGGTTGTTCTATTGCCAGCAGCGCGGCATTGCGCCAGAAGACGCGACGGCGCTCATCGTCGGCGGCTTCTGCCAATCGGTGCTTGAAGAGCTGCCGATGGAGTTTGCCCTGGAGGCCAAGGCCCTGCTTGCGGTGTCGCTAGAAGGTTCGGTCGGCTGA